The genome window CCCTTGTAGCCCGCAAAATATAATTTAAGCAGCGTCGACCAAAAAGCAGGGGTTAAGCATCTCCGAACATGAAAGTTTTATATTATCTGAGTCATTAGAtcaatctaaaaaaaaattgaagataAACTCACATCTAGttaacttaaaaaaaactaataccTAAATTAACCATTAAGTACTCACTTGCATCTCTAATCCTCTTAATTAATAGTAGATGACAATTTGTGTAAAAAtaattgagaaaccaagtttaaatgtatcttagtttatatgtgataagtgattgataagattgtaagttggtttgatgatttgagattgtatgagcatgtctacatattgcaattatgatcatgactaatctaagttgtagagaaaaatagagtttgtgTTTTAGTCTCTGAGTTCAGAAAAaatatactcatcggatgatctgttGATGGAGAATTAATACAAGCCAGATGGTCCAGCGATAAGGCATTAtgtacactggagcattttaggAGCCGGAGTTTAGGAGTTCTACATGCCGAATGGTCCAGAGATAAGTCAATATACACGCTAGAGTATTTCAGTACAGAAGCAAGATTTGATGTGTaagccggatggtccggcgatagaGCACAATGCACGTTGGACTACTTTTTTCAGAGAAGTTGCAAAACAGCTTGTCCTGTGAAGATGTGCATGCCGGATGGCCCGGCGATGAGGAGTTGGCAACGCTGAATCATCTGATGTTCATGAATTTTCTTAGATGAGCTTTTCGACTAAGGTTTTTGATTTTAACTAATCTATGATGGAGTTGGAGATTCGTTTATACTTGTCTTATCATATACAGGTGATGGATATAACTTGACGGTCGacagcgggatgatcggggtcaagcgGGGTACTTGGTACCAAATGATCGAGGAGGTCACAGATGAaattaagggtgatcctagcagtACATGCGGAAGTCAAGCAATCGCGAAgacggtgcaagtgacaaggcggtctaAGGAATCAAGAGCAAGAGAGACTTGTCGACGGTCAGTatcacaagatggagtacatAAGTCGACATCGGAATgcttacttaaggtgtaagcaagtagtcgtgagtcacgttttgagaagtgtgcaaggtggtttcacggtttgatcttaaaatcgcggaaggatggagtgcatgtagTATCATCGCAAAGGTTatgtcgaggtgaagctaagttatgaagatGCCACAACCGTTCAATAGACGGAGAAAAGATTGAACCAAAATACCACCGGAGATAAGTAGGAGTACATTGGAAGTGGGGGTATATTTTAGTAATAAGGAAATTTAAGAGCCAAGTAACCTCCTTAGAACTATAAATAGAGATGAAGGGCTGTAGAAGAGGCTAAAGCCAGTCATATGAGAGCATTATtgtagggttttagaggagatgaataATAGAGCTTATTCTATATATTATGTGatagtttttataaaaaaagtaCTTTATAATCTGTCGAAAATAGGACTATCTTTTGTAagcaatgaaatttatgtttactcttatgcttgtgttcatcttcttgtagtttttctttattGGCTTCCTTGctttgtttgcaagtttttcgattttcgttgcaatttttgttttagttatTGAGCTAGAATTTTTTACCTTGTAAAGTTATTCTTCTTAGtattagagacataaaattcgcatacaaaGTTGGTCTTAAATTTTCTTATCTCTAGATCATTAACTTAAAAATTTTCTTCCCTTAGGTGCTTCCTTCTTTGAACTGAAATGTTTTCCCTTCAAATTACTATCTTTTATGATTATAACTCTTGAAATAGGTTTcaatgaaaatatatatatatatataagagggCTATGTCTCCTTTGATGTTTTTAATGGtaatttgtttttctctttggttttaCTTCTGCTCTTTGTTTTAAGATGCGTTAGAtgataaaataaaagaagatcATCTGTTTCAAAACaattagaaaaaatacatatttatcATATCTAATCGTCATTCTCGATCTAAAATAAGCTAACGTAAAAATATATACGTGTAAGTGACAACGTTGGTCTGAACAAAGGTAATTAGCAATTACCTCTTGAAATCACACCACAAATTTAGACCAGAAAAGCCTTTGCCAGAGCCTAACATGCCAACTAACCCTCAAGGCCGCCTCCAGTTCTCCCACAAATAGAACCCACTGGCCATATACTTTACTATCCCCTGCCTGCTGTGCCCAGTTAAGACTCAGCAACATGTGTGTGCACCAAGCAGATAACCTGAAATATGTTCAGAGCCACTGTGGCCTAATTAAAAACCGCATCTGCAGATTCATGTTGCAATATTCTACCTGGAAGCACACGTGTTTCAGTTTTGATTTGCTGAatgttttttagatttttaacaacaacagcaacaatGCAATCGTACTATTACTGTACATATTGCGACCAACAACAGGCCAGGGAGGCTGCAGATTTGCAGTACGATCATATGAAATAAATTTATGAAGAAAATCATCAAACGGTGTGCAGTTTTCAGGGGCAGAAACATGTCTAGCATGAGTTATTTGAACCGAGCATATATGACAGGAACCGGGCAACTAAGATCGATTGAACATGATGAGATGTGTGCATTGAAATCGGCCTGTCCAATCTATTAATATGGCAACGTTACCTAAtcaaaacaagaaaaatatgctcttgCTTCACCTAAAAGTGCAACAAAATTTGATGGGATAACATATACCGGTCACTACCACGTATCACGCTATTAAATACAGTTTTTAACATACATCATATATGGGAAATGAAACTGTCtgtgtgaaatttttttatcaagTGTGTCACAGACAGTTAACCATCCGTCTGTAATATGATATAGTATAGACGATTTTTAATTAAGTAATATGATATAGCATACATGGTTTTCAATTAGAATCGtttgtgatattatttttagaaaaaagtaatattttcaacgtaggattttttttttttaaaaaaaattgcatttgaGCCACCCGTGGCGGTCACGTGTTGTCACTTGATTTTTCATGTACTTGCGGTTTATAGGCGTTGAACCCATGCCCTCATACCATGCTCATAATTTACTTACCATCTTACTGTACATCATTGATGATAGCAATAGAATATAACCTTTTGAccctttttttcaaaattttagataattatttaggtatctaaataacttcaaataaaaatgttataaactataaagttgtagatcttgtcaaaaactataattttcatgtaaaaaatttcttcacccgacttcgtatgaatatttcatgaattttcaaatatatactaTAGACCAATATTTATAAAACTCATCTGTGTTGATCATCTAAGCATAGATggatatttgttaaaaaaaaatcatatgcgCCTAGGAGAGCGAGAATACGCAGACGATTTTACTAAAAGATCACTGTGTATAGACAACTACTAGACATAAACGGATTTTCATACGGAGTCTGTGTCGTTCAACAACACACAGGCGGTATCTAGGAGCCGTCAACACatagatgtcattttagtaAAACTGTTTGTGTGTTCTCGCTCTCTAGGGATAGAAATGGATTTGATACGGATCGAATAGTCCACTTTCCATATTGCTATCCATATTTTAATACGAATACGAATATAAATCCAAATATCCTCAAATGCGAATACGAATCGAATAGTTCGAATCCAAATCCGCATTTGAATATCTACTCGATCAGGTTGTATGCAAATGTCCTGCACCTTTAACgataagaatttttattttgctaaGCAAAAAAGTCGTTCACATTTGAAATTACTGGAATTaccaaaaatatagaaatttcattcaaaagtcatgttggaaatttaaattttagatcaaattttactaaaatttgttcaaatttgatTGGACCGgaatatataaatttcattCACCTCTAAAACTTCTAAAACATTAGCGAAATTTGGTTCCTGGTTGGTGGATACGAATATTATTCATTTCTattttcaaattcaaagcaattcggatatccacatttgaatccaaATCTCGAAAATGAATTCATATACATCCATTTTAATATCTGTTTTAGACACAAATACGGATACAAATATCCATATTTATGTTCTAACGGATATGAATATTGGATAATTTGGATACCGGATATCCATTTTCCACTCCTATCGTTTTTTTAGATGGCTGAGAATATCATAGATATTTTTTCTGTCAATCGTCTATATGTAATTTATTATTGACGACTTTTAAATAACCGTATGTGATCATATATCTATTATTGCTGTTTCTTGGTAGAGTTGACTGGAGTCAAGCTTGTTTAATGCAACCCTGAACAGAAACgacataaaaataaataaataaactgtGCGCGAGAAGGAATAATTTGGCTACTCAATTCAGTGACGGATGCAGAATTGTCCTGTACACTTAGCAACTTCGCATGCATATATattctatacatatatatattgctGGTTTGATTGTATGAATCAATATTTCAatgggtgtatatatataatttgtatagaatgtatatatgtatagaaTGTAATTTGTTGCTGCCTTCTAATAACATGTTGAAGATTTGCAGGCAACAACTGACATTTTGGGGCCTATCGCCTGCCTAACTCACATAAAGGCTCCTCCCCTGTAGCATGACAAGGACAAGCTCACATGAGCTGAACCAGATAATTCGTGAGTCCCACCCTCTCACCCCTACCTTCTTCCTCACCTAATTaagatttatataaaaaatagataaattaattataagataaataaaagaatcaacaaatagataaatattagataaaaaaataaacgatCAAAATAAATCTCCCACCACTCTCTCATCTCTTCCCTTTGAAAAGCAGGCTACTTGTGGTGTGCCCACCCTTTCTTCCTCCCTGTGCTACCTCTCCCTACAACCCCACCTCATACAcgtgcatacatacatatatacagaGAGAGAGGTCACAAGCTTACCGGCCTAGCtacaaacacacatataagCACAGTTGCAAGCCAAAAGTAAGTATCCATCCCTCCACCCTTCCCTTTTCCACTCCCCACCAAGAACCTTCACAGTACTGCTACCACTCATTGTCACATCTCCTAGCCAGCCTGcagccccctcttcttcctccttgttcctcttcctcctcttgctcctcaTCCCTCTCTTGATTCGCAGCCCGCATAATCCCACAGCACAAGCTAGCACACAAACCCTTCAATTCATCCCTAGCTAGCTGATTGAATTCACCAGTAGCCACAAGCCAAGAAACCAACAAGAACCGAACCCTGCGATTCTAAATTCCAAAATCCTAAGCCATCCACTAATATAAAACAAGCCTCAAAGTCCTATAGTATCAATAGTAACAGCACACCACAGGCAGTAGATAGGCATTCGGCGGACCAGTAGCATACCATAAGCGCATAGTTGTATACTGCTGGTCAAAGGTCAAggctgcagcctgcagggcGGGCGGGGGGGAGGGAGGCAGGAGGCACCGGCGTCTAACTACCTCGGCCTCGATCATCGCTGGAGATGGAGTTCACTGCCGGACCGATCCGGTCGGGCTGCGGCGAAAGGGTGGAGCACCCGGAAGGGCaggcggaggcggtggagaAGGAGCACATGTTCGACAAGGTGGTGACGCCGAGCGACGTGGGGAAGCTCAACCGGCTGGTGATCCCAAAGCAGCACGCGGAGAAGTACTTTCCCTTGGACACGGCGGCCAACGAGAAGGGCCTCCTGCTCAGCTTTGAGGACTGCACCGGCAAGCCCTGGCGCTTCCGCTACTCATACTGGAACAGCAGCCAGAGCTACGTCATGACCAAGGGATGGAGCCGCTTCGTCAAGGAGAAGCGCCTCGACGCCGGGGACACCGTTACCTTTGGACGCGGAGTCGGCGAGGCGGCGCGAGGAAGGCTCTTCATCGACTGGCGCCGCCGACCCGACCCGCCTGTACAGTACTACCGCCTCCCGTTCCCGTCCGTCCCCTTCGCACCATGGGCGCACGCGCACCCCGCCGCGGTCGGCTCCAGGACGGTGCTCCACCTGTCGCCCTCGCCCTCCTCGCTCCACGACTCCCATCGCCTGCACGTCTCGTACGACGCCTACGGGCCCAGCACCAGGCAGGTGCTCTTCTACCGGCCGCACCAgcagcatcagcatcagcatcagcagGCCACGGTGGTGCTGGAGTCGGTGCCGGTGCGGATAGCGACAACGCCAGGGCACGCCGAGCGGCCGCCTTCCGTGGCGTCGCCGGCCTCGAAGCGCGTGCGGCTCTTCGGGGTGAACCTCGACTGCGCGG of Phragmites australis chromosome 3, lpPhrAust1.1, whole genome shotgun sequence contains these proteins:
- the LOC133911440 gene encoding B3 domain-containing protein Os03g0120900-like encodes the protein MEFTAGPIRSGCGERVEHPEGQAEAVEKEHMFDKVVTPSDVGKLNRLVIPKQHAEKYFPLDTAANEKGLLLSFEDCTGKPWRFRYSYWNSSQSYVMTKGWSRFVKEKRLDAGDTVTFGRGVGEAARGRLFIDWRRRPDPPVQYYRLPFPSVPFAPWAHAHPAAVGSRTVLHLSPSPSSLHDSHRLHVSYDAYGPSTRQVLFYRPHQQHQHQHQQATVVLESVPVRIATTPGHAERPPSVASPASKRVRLFGVNLDCAGSEEENGGGKTEPPP